Proteins co-encoded in one Arachis stenosperma cultivar V10309 chromosome 7, arast.V10309.gnm1.PFL2, whole genome shotgun sequence genomic window:
- the LOC130939870 gene encoding protein FAR1-RELATED SEQUENCE 5-like: protein MEKRKKEPRLETRTGCKARMDVKFVPESGRWHIFYFSDQHNHDLLDTQFSAMLPAHRKMSEADIMQMMNMLKSGISTSQIFGLLASQAGGYEFVGYGPRDMYNEIARQRRQIPGDAARACHDSRGLLRNLFWSDGISQLDYRLFGDVIAFDATYKKNKYSCPLVIFSGVNHHNQTIVFAAALIADETTDTYVWLLRQLMFAMRGKTHVFPEVRHRLCAWHLIRNATSNVGNPSLHLKFKRKWDQLIEEFGIEDKPWVINMYEEKHMWATAYLRGKFFAGFRTTSRCEGLHSVVGRYVGSRYDLTSFVEHFQRCVAHMRFNEFNADYESTRGVPVMQTCIELLERYAAELYTHEIFLFFRPFLSRAGSMRVLNIDNNDDCIKYIVCKHGRPDFTWTVDFRQEEMIFMCTCLRMESFGIPCEHIVKVLVDRDIREIPRSLVLDRWTKKVKSALNDPSGFTRDAVVISRQSALVEFSKQLAAVAAKVPERYEETRDLIMGLYSSYKAADEGDNQPHSGVARSSNPYVHPTTGGSGQPSKKKKRQRCSVCQIEGHKKTTCPWQKDIDNNVIENEAIGSDDGDMCTEATAELDSDS from the exons ATGgaaaaaaggaagaaggagCCTAGATTGGAAACAAGAACTGGATGTAAAGCCCGAATGGATGTTAAGTTTGTACCAGAAAGTGGAAGGTGGCATATCTTTTATTTCTCTGACCAACACAACCATGATCTATTGGATACACAATTCAGTGCTATGTTGCCTGCCCACAGAAAAATGTCAGAGGCAGATATTATGCAAATGATGAACATGCTAAAGTCAGGGATCAGCACCTCACAAATATTTGGTCTTCTAGCTAGTCAGGCAGGCGGGTACGAATTTGTTGGCTATGGTCCCAGAGATATGTACAATGAGATTGCTCGGCAAAGGCGTCAAATTCCTGGAGATGCAGCACGA GCATGTCACGATTCAAGAGGTTTGTTACGTAATTTGTTCTGGTCTGATGGGATTAGCCAACTAGACTACCGACTCTTCGGGGATGTTATAGCTTTTGATGCTACGTACAAGAAGAACAAGTATAGTTGTCCATTAGTAATATTCAGCGGGGTTAACCACCACAACCAAACAATTGTTTTTGCTGCTGCGTTAATTGCGGACGAAACTACTGATACATATGTTTGGCTCCTGCGTCAGCTCATGTTTGCAATGAGGGGCAAGACCC ATGTATTTCCCGAAGTCAGACATAGATTATGCGCTTGGCACCTTATTCGAAATGCAACTAGCAATGTTGGAAATCCATCGTTACAtctaaa GTTTAAGCGTAAGTGGGATCAGCTTATTGAAGAATTTGGCATTGAGGATAAGCCCTGGGTGATCAACATGTACGAAGAGAAGCATATGTGGGCTACTGCATATCTAAGAGGAAAATTCTTTGCTGGCTTTAGAACTACATCAAGATGTGAAGGTTTACACTCAGTTGTGGGAAGGTATGTGGGGTCGCGGTATGATTTGACAAGTTTTGTAGAGCATTTTCAAAGGTGTGTAGCACACATGCGCTTTAACGAATTTAATGCTGATTATGAATCTACACGTGGGGTGCCCGTCATGCAAACTTGTATAGAGCTGCTAGAGAGATATGCTGCTGAGTTATACACTCATGagatatttcttttctttcggccATTTCTCTCCAGAGCTGGATCAATGCGGGTTCTGAACATAGATAATAACGATGATTGCATAAAATACATTGTGTGTAAGCATGGGAGGCCCGATTTTACGTGGACCGTTGATTTTCGTCAAGAAGAAATGATCTTCATGTGTACCTGTTTACGAATGGAGTCATTTGGTATTCCCTGCGAACATATTGTGAAAGTTCTGGTTGACAGAGACATCCGTGAGATTCCCCGGTCATTGGTATTGGATAGATGGACAAAAAAGGTTAAATCAGCACTCAATGATCCAAGTGGGTTCACCAGGGATGCTGTTGTTATTAGTCGTCAAAGTGCTTTGGTGGAATTTTCTAAACAACTGGCTGCTGTTGCTGCTAAAGTACCAGAGAGATATGAAGAGACACGTGATTTAATTATGGGATTGTACTCATCTTACAAGGCTGCAGACGAAGGAGATAATCAACCTCACTCAGGTGTAGCTAGAAGTAGCAATCCGTATGTGCATCCAACCACTGGAGGCTCAGGACAGCCATCTAAGAAGAAGAAGCGGCAACGTTGTAGTGTTTGTCAAATAGAAGGACATAAGAAGACAACATGTCCTTGGCAAAAGGACATTGACAACAACGTTATAGAAAATGAAGCAATCGGTTCGGACGATGGAGACATGTGTACCGAAGCGACGGCTGAGTTAGATAGTGATAGTTAG